The following are encoded in a window of uncultured Sphaerochaeta sp. genomic DNA:
- the nagZ gene encoding beta-N-acetylhexosaminidase has translation MDLELSLACRIGQHLMCGLPGYTLDDTFREAVRKYKISNVILFSRNIRDKEQLFELCADIQELVQTECGVPALIGIDQEGGMVSRLSSDCTIVPSAMAIGATGDERCALRAGILTGRELSALGVNVDFAPSLDMNSNPHNPVIGVRSYGDDPDVVSRFARSMVEGIQSQGVMAVGKHFPGHGDTHQDSHLVLPAVGGELSDLQNHILPFSEAVRGGIQGIMSSHILFPDIEKENVPATMSPFFMTELLKNTLGFKGLVFSDCMEMHAIAKHSGTVDGTVSAIKAGVDVVLISHTISLGIAAAEAIAKALEEGILSREVFDASTEKILLAKQMLQEAERKTLSVVGSAMHEKENQRLYAQSLTLVQDAPFELGGNPLFVGVTCFQATVVSSEEHEVVFAPDMAHLVGGSSLVVSENPDEKEIQRVLSQASKCSSVVVGTYNGHQYPGQIALANALAKDHPVLTVALRNPYDLAELDVHIRSIAVYAYNRDVLIALARLLKGEISCTGLLPVQLVRGW, from the coding sequence ATGGACTTAGAACTCTCATTGGCATGCAGGATTGGCCAGCACCTAATGTGTGGCCTGCCTGGCTACACATTGGACGATACGTTTAGGGAAGCTGTAAGGAAGTACAAGATTTCCAATGTTATCCTGTTTTCCAGGAATATCAGGGACAAGGAGCAACTGTTCGAACTCTGTGCTGATATACAGGAGTTGGTGCAAACAGAGTGTGGTGTCCCAGCGCTGATCGGTATCGACCAGGAGGGAGGTATGGTCAGTCGTCTCTCCAGCGATTGTACGATAGTCCCCTCCGCCATGGCCATTGGGGCTACCGGTGATGAGCGTTGTGCCTTGCGGGCAGGTATCCTTACAGGACGGGAGCTCTCGGCCTTGGGCGTAAATGTGGACTTTGCTCCATCCCTGGATATGAACAGCAATCCACATAACCCTGTCATAGGGGTACGCAGTTATGGTGATGATCCTGATGTGGTTTCACGATTTGCCCGATCCATGGTTGAAGGCATCCAGAGCCAAGGGGTGATGGCTGTAGGGAAACACTTTCCCGGGCATGGTGATACACACCAGGACTCCCATCTGGTACTTCCTGCTGTAGGTGGTGAACTTTCAGACCTCCAGAACCACATCCTGCCTTTCAGTGAGGCAGTGAGGGGAGGGATCCAAGGGATCATGAGTAGTCATATCCTGTTCCCCGATATCGAGAAAGAAAATGTTCCAGCAACCATGAGCCCCTTCTTCATGACCGAATTGCTCAAGAATACCTTGGGTTTCAAGGGGCTGGTGTTCAGTGACTGCATGGAGATGCATGCAATTGCAAAGCATTCAGGGACTGTTGACGGAACGGTCTCTGCAATCAAGGCAGGCGTGGATGTGGTTTTGATCAGCCACACTATAAGCCTTGGTATCGCAGCAGCAGAAGCCATTGCCAAAGCCCTGGAAGAGGGAATCCTCTCACGCGAAGTATTCGATGCCTCGACAGAGAAGATCCTTCTTGCCAAACAGATGCTTCAGGAAGCTGAGAGAAAGACTCTCTCTGTGGTGGGTAGTGCTATGCATGAGAAGGAAAACCAAAGGTTATACGCTCAAAGTCTAACTTTGGTACAGGATGCACCCTTTGAACTGGGAGGCAACCCCTTGTTCGTGGGAGTGACCTGTTTTCAGGCAACAGTAGTGTCCAGTGAGGAACATGAGGTGGTATTCGCCCCTGATATGGCGCATTTAGTAGGAGGTTCTTCACTTGTGGTGAGTGAGAATCCTGACGAAAAAGAAATCCAGAGGGTGCTCTCCCAAGCAAGTAAATGCTCCTCTGTAGTGGTAGGAACCTACAACGGTCATCAGTATCCAGGACAGATTGCATTGGCCAATGCACTGGCTAAGGACCATCCGGTCCTCACTGTTGCCCTTCGCAATCCCTATGATCTTGCCGAGCTGGATGTACATATCCGGAGCATTGCAGTGTATGCGTATAATCGTGATGTCCTTATAGCACTTGCAAGGCTCTTGAAAGGAGAGATTTCCTGTACAGGCTTACTTCCTGTGCAGTTAGTAAGGGGCTGGTAG
- a CDS encoding glutathione peroxidase, which produces MNVYDYSVQDREGKQVDLSEYKGKVLLIVNTATQCGFTPQYTELEKLYETYQGKGFEILDFPCNQFDGQAPEAIEEIHEICKLKYGTKFPQFGKVEVNGEGALPLYKYLKSKKGFAGFDMSHRIGPILDGKLREVDPEYEKDPSIKWNFTKFLVDRSGEVVTRFEPTHDLGEVAKAVEKLL; this is translated from the coding sequence ATGAACGTATATGATTACTCAGTACAAGACCGGGAAGGAAAACAGGTAGACCTTTCCGAGTATAAAGGCAAGGTACTCCTGATTGTGAACACTGCCACTCAGTGTGGTTTTACCCCTCAGTACACTGAGCTGGAGAAGCTCTATGAAACCTATCAGGGAAAGGGTTTTGAAATCCTGGACTTTCCCTGCAACCAGTTCGATGGACAAGCTCCCGAGGCTATCGAGGAGATCCACGAAATCTGCAAGCTCAAGTATGGAACCAAATTTCCTCAGTTCGGAAAGGTAGAAGTCAATGGTGAAGGGGCTCTTCCCTTGTACAAGTACCTGAAGAGCAAGAAGGGATTTGCAGGGTTCGACATGAGCCACAGGATTGGCCCTATTCTTGATGGAAAACTGCGTGAGGTTGACCCCGAGTATGAGAAGGATCCGTCGATCAAGTGGAACTTTACCAAGTTCCTCGTCGACAGGAGTGGGGAAGTGGTTACCCGCTTTGAGCCAACTCATGATCTTGGCGAAGTTGCCAAAGCCGTCGAGAAACTTTTGTAA
- a CDS encoding glycoside hydrolase family 2 TIM barrel-domain containing protein, with amino-acid sequence MDTLFLHHKAWQQPSITSVNRLPINSLPPSFSTVEDAMHWAKEGPEGWDQRESPYQVRLNGTWSFRYYETPLQVEDEVIKKDCDLDFDPIRVPGAWSVQGWDKPHYTNVIMPFRNTPPFPPEHNPTGVYKKQFIIDDEWMNRKTILKVGSAESYLEVYLNGSFVGMSKDSRLPSSFDLTPVLEKGENTLVLIVVRYSDASYVEDQDQWWFGGIHRTVSLISEGSNALQDVKVTPTLNDTFSKAHIHIKAPYAGGDGQVMLISLYDPEGALLISRHVTGSTGSYETTFEVDHPQLWSSEKPVLYCLSFSLDAEREHRSCMVGLRKVEIARRALLINGKRVFIKGVNRHEHDERSAKTLSTSSMVRDIKLMKQYNFNAVRTCHYPDDEIWYALCDKYGLYIMDEANIETHANYDSICRDEAWASCFLERVQRMVRRDYNHPSVIIWSLGNESGHGNNHDACAGWIRYYDKNRPIHYEGANRDEWGQGPHSLSSLKRGRFTTDIIAPMYPPISLIEEWDHTTEPDKDDRPLIMCEYSHAMGNSNGSLGDYWRVIKKSRGIQGGFIWDWVDQGILVNEEGAPVGFSSQGNKNKDGIKAWRYGGDFGDKPTDYDFCLNGLVLPDRTVKPAMAECLKVQQSIQITSEHPSGGTFTLINEQDFTNTEHLSIRYRLVSEADPKVVEGTLSLPAVDPGCSQEFAVPELLGEEVRSMMRYGETFLLFEIFLKEHTAYADAGHVVAWQQFKLCEAPKKAFPIPEASLAKTPKGSFLVETEAYRAKIGEDGLLHSLAFAGQKELLASPLRVNLFRCPTENDGIKTLQSNTDEPEYEFYHDNKAFGPWFKHKLNQVGMVLEDIHQEEGQLCTQHRLENPDKEILGTFIQHWIFSSDKLHYQCTFDLNDTVGEYPRVGLTCDLDRRWSACRYFGLGPHENYPDRKDGAIMGEYHATVDELFVPYIVPQDYGVHTALRRLDLYDGNTGSVQFSSDSPFSFAFHRYTTDELWKKLHADKLEQSKLHHLYLDAAVRGVGTATCGPDTLQQYRLPSGVYRLSFTLSSSR; translated from the coding sequence ATGGATACGTTGTTTCTCCACCACAAAGCTTGGCAACAGCCGTCGATCACCTCGGTCAATCGGCTTCCGATCAACAGTCTGCCCCCATCTTTTTCAACCGTAGAAGATGCAATGCATTGGGCAAAAGAAGGGCCTGAAGGGTGGGACCAGAGGGAATCCCCTTACCAGGTAAGGCTGAATGGGACTTGGTCTTTCAGGTATTATGAGACCCCCCTCCAGGTGGAGGACGAGGTTATCAAGAAGGATTGTGATCTTGACTTCGATCCCATCAGGGTCCCCGGGGCCTGGAGTGTGCAAGGATGGGACAAGCCACACTATACCAATGTGATCATGCCATTCAGGAATACCCCTCCATTTCCTCCAGAGCATAATCCTACCGGGGTGTACAAGAAACAGTTCATCATTGACGACGAATGGATGAACAGAAAGACCATACTCAAGGTTGGTAGTGCTGAGAGCTATTTGGAAGTGTATCTCAATGGCTCGTTCGTCGGAATGAGCAAGGATTCCAGGCTCCCTTCTTCCTTTGACCTTACCCCTGTGCTGGAGAAAGGGGAGAATACCCTTGTCTTGATCGTGGTTCGCTATAGTGATGCCTCCTATGTGGAAGACCAGGACCAATGGTGGTTTGGCGGCATCCACCGCACAGTTTCCCTGATCAGTGAGGGAAGCAACGCCCTGCAGGATGTGAAAGTTACACCCACCCTGAATGATACTTTTTCCAAAGCCCACATCCACATCAAAGCACCCTATGCTGGTGGGGACGGGCAGGTTATGCTTATAAGTCTCTATGATCCGGAGGGGGCCTTGCTCATCTCTCGCCATGTAACGGGTAGTACGGGATCCTATGAAACCACCTTTGAGGTGGATCATCCCCAATTGTGGAGCAGTGAGAAGCCGGTACTGTACTGCCTCAGTTTCTCCTTGGATGCAGAGCGAGAGCATCGCTCTTGCATGGTAGGGCTGAGAAAGGTGGAAATTGCACGCAGGGCTCTGCTGATAAACGGGAAGCGGGTCTTTATCAAGGGAGTGAACCGACACGAGCATGATGAGCGGTCGGCAAAGACATTGAGTACAAGCAGCATGGTACGGGATATCAAGCTGATGAAACAGTATAACTTCAATGCAGTGAGAACCTGTCACTACCCGGATGATGAGATCTGGTACGCGCTCTGTGATAAATACGGCCTGTATATCATGGATGAAGCGAATATCGAGACCCACGCAAACTATGACAGCATCTGTCGTGACGAAGCGTGGGCATCCTGTTTTCTGGAGAGGGTACAGAGGATGGTCCGTCGTGACTACAACCACCCCTCGGTCATTATCTGGTCCCTCGGGAATGAGAGTGGACATGGCAACAACCATGATGCATGTGCTGGTTGGATACGGTACTACGACAAGAACCGTCCCATTCACTATGAAGGAGCAAACCGCGACGAATGGGGGCAGGGACCACATTCTCTTTCAAGCTTGAAGCGGGGAAGGTTTACCACCGACATCATAGCCCCAATGTATCCTCCCATCTCCCTGATCGAGGAATGGGACCATACCACTGAGCCTGACAAGGATGACCGTCCCTTGATCATGTGTGAATACAGCCATGCAATGGGAAACTCCAATGGAAGCCTGGGTGACTACTGGAGGGTTATCAAGAAAAGTCGTGGGATACAGGGCGGATTCATCTGGGATTGGGTCGACCAAGGTATTCTGGTGAACGAAGAAGGAGCCCCCGTTGGGTTCTCCTCTCAGGGCAACAAGAACAAGGATGGAATAAAAGCGTGGCGCTATGGTGGGGATTTTGGTGATAAACCCACTGATTACGATTTCTGCCTCAACGGCCTGGTGCTCCCCGACCGTACGGTCAAGCCCGCGATGGCTGAATGTCTCAAGGTGCAGCAGTCGATTCAGATTACCAGTGAGCATCCATCGGGCGGAACATTCACCCTTATCAACGAGCAGGATTTCACCAACACGGAGCATCTTTCCATCCGTTACCGCCTGGTCAGCGAGGCTGACCCCAAGGTAGTGGAGGGGACACTCTCCCTTCCTGCTGTGGACCCTGGCTGCAGTCAGGAGTTTGCGGTACCTGAGTTGCTGGGTGAAGAAGTGCGCTCCATGATGCGCTATGGAGAGACCTTCTTGCTCTTTGAAATCTTCCTCAAGGAACATACCGCATATGCAGATGCTGGACATGTAGTGGCTTGGCAACAGTTCAAGCTCTGTGAGGCTCCCAAAAAGGCTTTCCCGATTCCCGAGGCTTCCTTGGCAAAAACCCCGAAGGGATCATTCCTGGTGGAGACAGAGGCTTATCGAGCGAAGATCGGGGAGGATGGCCTTTTGCATAGCCTTGCCTTTGCCGGTCAGAAAGAGTTGCTTGCGAGCCCCCTCAGGGTAAATCTGTTCCGCTGTCCAACCGAGAATGACGGTATCAAGACACTGCAGTCCAATACCGATGAGCCGGAGTATGAGTTCTACCACGACAATAAGGCCTTCGGTCCTTGGTTCAAGCATAAGCTGAACCAGGTAGGTATGGTCTTGGAGGACATCCATCAGGAGGAAGGGCAACTCTGCACGCAACATCGCTTGGAGAACCCGGACAAGGAGATTCTTGGCACCTTCATCCAGCATTGGATATTCTCTTCTGATAAGCTGCACTATCAGTGTACCTTCGACCTGAATGACACTGTGGGGGAATACCCAAGAGTGGGACTTACCTGTGATCTTGATCGGAGGTGGTCTGCATGCCGTTATTTCGGCTTGGGTCCACATGAGAACTACCCCGACCGAAAGGATGGGGCGATCATGGGAGAGTACCACGCAACAGTAGACGAGCTCTTTGTTCCTTACATCGTTCCCCAGGATTATGGGGTACATACAGCTCTCAGGCGTCTGGACCTCTATGATGGCAACACGGGGAGCGTACAGTTCAGTAGTGATTCTCCCTTCTCCTTTGCCTTCCACAGGTATACAACTGATGAGTTATGGAAAAAGCTTCATGCGGACAAGCTGGAACAGAGCAAATTACATCATCTGTATCTGGATGCTGCGGTAAGAGGGGTAGGGACAGCAACCTGCGGTCCTGATACACTTCAGCAGTATCGCCTTCCCAGTGGTGTCTACCGCCTCTCTTTCACCCTCAGCAGCAGTCGCTGA
- a CDS encoding carbohydrate ABC transporter permease, with protein sequence MNKRQGASIAKYVFLIIICLFSVFPFYFMVVGATNKSVDIIKGRLFFGTFLFENIKTLATNVRLGNAFWNSLRNALANTAAALLICSLAGYGFQIYRDKGKDTLMGLLLLSMMVPFAALMVPLFRMFSQAKLLDTTMGFILPTISTAFLIFFFRQSSESFPIETVQAARVDGLGEFGIFFRIYVPIMAPTFAAAAIVTFMNAWNNYLWPLIIMQSQDSQTMPLLITGLTAGYTTDYGILMLSVTITTLPTLILFFTQQRRFVEGVLGSVK encoded by the coding sequence ATGAACAAGCGACAAGGTGCATCCATAGCAAAATATGTATTTCTGATTATCATCTGCCTGTTCTCTGTGTTTCCGTTCTACTTCATGGTGGTTGGTGCAACCAACAAGAGTGTGGACATTATCAAAGGGAGGCTTTTCTTCGGGACCTTCCTGTTTGAGAACATCAAGACCCTTGCTACGAACGTGCGACTGGGAAATGCATTTTGGAACTCACTGCGTAATGCCTTGGCCAATACGGCAGCCGCCCTACTGATCTGCAGCCTTGCTGGGTATGGATTCCAGATCTATCGGGACAAGGGAAAAGATACCCTGATGGGGTTGCTTCTGCTCTCCATGATGGTTCCCTTCGCTGCCCTCATGGTCCCCCTCTTCAGGATGTTCAGCCAGGCAAAGTTGCTTGATACTACCATGGGATTCATTCTTCCCACGATCTCTACCGCCTTCCTGATTTTCTTCTTCCGCCAGAGCAGCGAATCCTTTCCCATTGAGACTGTGCAGGCTGCCCGGGTGGACGGGCTGGGGGAGTTTGGCATCTTTTTCAGGATCTATGTGCCCATTATGGCTCCCACCTTTGCAGCAGCTGCTATTGTTACATTCATGAATGCATGGAATAATTACCTATGGCCTCTGATCATCATGCAGAGTCAGGATAGTCAGACCATGCCTCTCCTGATCACCGGCCTGACCGCAGGGTATACTACCGATTATGGTATTCTGATGCTCTCTGTCACCATTACAACCCTGCCGACCTTGATCCTCTTCTTTACCCAACAGAGACGGTTCGTTGAAGGGGTGCTCGGCTCGGTCAAATAA
- a CDS encoding sugar ABC transporter permease produces the protein MAKSNLTRKINLYGWLFVIPAALFIFILNFYPMISAFLLSLQSGRGNNLKFAGLKNYARLFEDEMFLTSVGNVVTYLVIQVPIMLLFALVLATMLNDPKLKGRGIFRTMIFLPCATSLVSSAMIFKSLFSIDGIMNTALVGIGMLSEPISWLTHPVWAKFVIILTITWRWTGYNTVFYLAGLQNINRNVYEAARIDGASASRQFFSITIPLLKPVILLTTIMSTNGTLQLFDEVRTLTNGGPGIATLSISQYIYNLSFMYNPQFGYAAAVSYAILVMVAVLSFVQIKVGGKR, from the coding sequence ATGGCAAAAAGCAATCTGACTCGAAAGATCAACCTGTACGGCTGGTTGTTCGTTATTCCTGCAGCACTATTCATCTTTATCCTGAACTTCTATCCAATGATCAGTGCGTTCCTGCTCTCGTTGCAATCAGGAAGGGGGAATAACCTGAAATTTGCAGGATTGAAGAACTACGCGCGCCTGTTTGAGGATGAGATGTTTCTCACCTCAGTGGGAAACGTTGTCACCTATCTTGTGATCCAAGTCCCCATTATGCTGTTGTTCGCATTGGTCTTGGCCACCATGCTGAACGATCCAAAGCTCAAGGGCAGGGGGATTTTCAGGACCATGATTTTTCTGCCGTGTGCGACCAGTCTGGTTTCCTCGGCCATGATCTTCAAATCATTGTTCTCCATTGATGGGATCATGAATACAGCCCTGGTTGGCATTGGTATGCTTTCTGAGCCTATAAGCTGGCTTACCCATCCTGTCTGGGCAAAATTTGTCATCATCCTTACCATTACCTGGAGATGGACCGGGTATAACACCGTGTTCTATCTTGCGGGACTCCAGAATATCAACCGGAATGTATATGAGGCTGCACGTATCGATGGGGCCTCAGCGAGCAGGCAGTTCTTTTCCATAACCATACCCCTGCTCAAGCCGGTAATTCTCTTGACTACCATCATGTCCACCAATGGGACATTGCAACTCTTCGATGAGGTGCGTACCCTGACCAACGGAGGTCCAGGGATTGCAACCCTCTCGATCAGCCAATACATCTATAACCTGTCGTTTATGTACAACCCCCAATTTGGGTATGCCGCGGCAGTATCCTATGCAATCCTGGTGATGGTTGCCGTGCTCTCCTTCGTCCAGATCAAAGTGGGAGGTAAGCGATGA